From one Lotus japonicus ecotype B-129 chromosome 3, LjGifu_v1.2 genomic stretch:
- the LOC130743520 gene encoding smr domain-containing protein C11H11.03c-like: protein MEVIQINSFVDHFKSLKVSNNHQARCNNKFPRYDPAAIGFKKNDIYVIVRKEALEMERSADEHFKLAKEAYIQGAHSCAKHHSTKAREEKERARELHSKAAIEILKFMNRKNNVWRIDLHGLRAAEAVQALQERLEQIQKEGCELLHSSLTKPVRHLQVITGVGKHSQGNPVLPGLVRNFLEKNNYHFEEIRPGALKVHPQFHFS, encoded by the exons ATGGAAGTCATTCAGATCAATTCATTTGTTGATCACTTCAAATCCTTGAAG gtTTCAAATAATCACCAAGCAAGATGCAATAATAAATTTCCAAGATATGATCCGGCTGCCATTGGCTTCAAGAAGAATGATATATACGTAATTGTTCGGAAGGAAGCATTGGAGATGGAAAG ATCAGCTGATGAACACTTTAAACTAGCCAAAGAAGCATATATTCAAGGTGCTCATTCATGTGCCAAGCACCATTCCACCAAagcaagagaagaaaaagaaagggcTAGAGAACTTCATTCCAAGGCAGCCATAGAGATCCTAAAATTCATGAATCGAAAAAATAATGTATGGAGAATAGATCTGCATGGTCTTCGTGCTGCTGAAGCGGTTCAAGCCTTACAAGAACGTTTGGAACAAATTCAAAAAGAAGGATGTGAACTTCTTCATTCGTCCCTTACAAAACCAGTAAGGCATTTGCAAGTCATAACAG GTGTTGGCAAACATAGCCAAGGAAATCCAGTTCTTCCAGGACTTGTGAGAAATTTCCTAGAAAAAAACAA TTATCATTTTGAGGAGATCAGACCTGGAGCCCTCAAAGTTCACCCTCAGTTTCATTTCTCATAG
- the LOC130749545 gene encoding 60S ribosomal protein L37a-like encodes MYGSNEAQLLLQFDAEATPLISHFIRNPQPLETLSSRASNLPSSPAKMTKRTKKAGIVGKYGTRYGASLRKQIKKMEVSQHSKFFCEFCGKYAVKRKAVGIWGCKDCGKVKAGGAYTLNTASAVTVRSTIRRLREQTEG; translated from the exons ATGTATGGGTCAAATGAGGCCCAGTTACTACTACAGTTTGATGCTGAAGCTACACCCCTTATAAGCCATTTTATCAGAAACCCTCAACCTCTCGAAACGCTTAGCAGCCGCGCCTCCAATCTTCCATCTTCGCCTGCCAAAATG ACCAAGAGAACCAAGAAGGCCGGTATTGTTGGGAAATACG GCACCCGATATGGTGCTAGTTTGAGGAAGCAAATTAAGAAGATGGAGGTCAGTCAGCACAGCAAGTTCTTCTGTGAGTTCTGTGGAAAG TATGCTGTTAAGAGAAAGGCTGTGGGCATTTGGGGCTGCAAAGATTGTGGAAAGGTCAAGGCTGGGGGTGCTTATACATTGAA TACTGCCAGTGCTGTGACTGTCCGGAGTACTATCAGGAGGCTGAGAGAGCAGACTGAGGGTTGA
- the LOC130748311 gene encoding acetylornithine aminotransferase, mitochondrial-like, translating to MSTVHIYLNHSISRSVYKLGFNLGRESALIGGRQFTQINSRRAVSACLNVDVGAANAANVALEKTKKVMEMEGKYLVGTYARAPVVLERGKGSKVYDVEGKEYLDLSAGIAVNALGHGDADWLKAVVEQAGTLTHTSNIFYTIPQVELAKRLVACSFADRVFFANSGTEANEAAIKFARKYQRHITTDGKVPATEFLAFSNCFHGRTMGALALTSKEHYRAPFEPVMPGVTFLEYGNVQAATELIKQGKIAAVFVEPIQGEGGIYSATKEFLESLRNACDEAGALLVFDEVQCGLGRTGYLWAHEAYGVFPDMMTLAKPLAGGLPIGTVLVTERVASAIKYGDHGSTFAGNLLVCSAALAVLDKISKPDFLSSVSKKGLYFKELLKQKLGGNRHVKEIRGIGLIMGIDLDVPASPLVDACRDSGLLVLTAGKGNVVRLVPPLIITEQELEQAADILCQAISVLD from the exons ATGAGTACAGTTCACATTTATCTGAACCATTCAATTTCTCGATCAGTATACAAacttgggttcaatttggggagAGAGAGCGCTTTGATAGGAGGAAGACAATTTACTCAAATCAATAGCCGGAGGGCCGTGAGTGCTTGTCTTAATGTGGATGTTGGTGCAGCTAATGCTGCGAATGTAGCATTGGAGAAGACTAAGAAAGTGATGGAGATGGAAGGGAAGTATTTGGTGGGGACATATGCAAGAGCACCGGTTGTGCTTGAGAGAGGGAAAGGTAGTAAGGTGTATGATGTTGAAGGGAAAGAATATCTAGATTTGAGTGCTGGGATCGCTGTTAATGCATTAGGGCATGGGGATGCAGACTGGTTGAAAGCTGTTGTGGAGCAAGCTGGTACCCTTACTCATACCAGCAATATTTTCTACACAATACCTCAG GTAGAACTTGCAAAGCGTCTGGTGGCTTGTTCCTTTGCCGATCGTGTATTTTTCGCAAATTCTGGAACTGAAGCAAATGAAGCGGCTATTAAATTTGCAAGAAAGTATCAGAGACACATAACTACTGATGGGAAAGTGCCAGCAACAGAGTTCCTAGCTTTTAGTAATTGCTTTCATGGAAGAACCATGGGTGCCCTTGCTTTAACAAGTAAAGAGCATTACCGAGCACCTTTTGAACCTGTTATGCCCGGAGTAACCTTTTTAGAGTACGGAAATGTGCAGGCTGCAACAGAGTTAATTAAGCAGGGCAAGATTGCTGCAGTTTTTGTGGAACCCATCCAAGGAGAAGGTGGAATTTACAGTGCTACAAAAGAATTTCTAGAGTCTCTGCGCAATGCTTGTGATGAAGCTGGGGCACTTCTTGTGTTTGATGAG GTTCAATGTGGTTTAGGTCGAACAGGGTATCTTTGGGCCCATGAGGCATATGGTGTCTTCCCCGATATGATGACCCTAGCCAAGCCTCTTGCTGGAGGCTTACCTATTGGAACCGTCCTGGTGACTGAGAGAGTTGCTTCAGCTATCAAGTACGGCGACCATGGAAGCACTTTTGCTGGAAATCTTCTTGTTTGCAGTGCTGCTCTTGCTGTATTGGATAAGATATCAAAACCTGATTTCCTGTCTTCTGTATCTAAGAAAGGCCTATACTTCAAAGAACTACTGAAGCAAAAGTTAGGAGGAAACCGGCACGTGAAAGAAATTCGCGGTATTGGGCTAATCATGGGAATTGATTTAGATGTACCTGCCTCACCCCTTGTAGATGCGTGCCGAGATTCTGGTCTTTTAGTATTAACTGCTGGAAAAGGAAATGTTGTCAGGCTTGTTCCACCATTGATCATAACAGAGCAGGAGCTTGAGCAAGCAGCTGATATTCTATGCCAAGCTATATCAGTTCTTGATTAG
- the LOC130746967 gene encoding phosphatidylinositol 4-phosphate 5-kinase 9-like, which produces MHQKKSEIQIGKESTGVSSDFNPKPPFLLHHNHHHHHHQHQQQQITQIEISIPPSSSSAPYKRPSLSKSQTLFKFPNKPTCKFSKPTASFSSLSAAAIRRLRLHLRLVLLLSLPFFYFLVTHPAESFLLDFLSAFAFSAGLLLSLHLAVPRLPSSIRFRLRPRPSLPVVWTVGWRRKAAAGCGVRVYANGDVYEGEFQGGKCVGSGVYYYSMNGRYEGDWVDGMYDGCGVETWARGSRYRGQYRQGLRHGFGVYRFYTGDVYAGEWSSGQSHGCGVHTCDDGSRYVGEFKWGVKHGLGHYHFRNGDTYAGEYFADKMHGFGVYSFANGHRYEGSWHEGKRQGLGMYTFRNGETQSGHWQNGILDIPSTQNPTYPVSPVGVNHSKVLNVVQEARRAAQKAYDVGKVDERVNRAVAGANRAANAARVAAVKAAQRQMHNNVNRESLPIPIV; this is translated from the exons ATGCATCAGAAGAAATCTGAAATTCAGATCGGAAAAGAAAGCACCGGCGTCTCTTCCGATTTCAACCCTAAACCACCGTTCCTcctccaccacaaccaccaccaccaccaccaccaacaccaacaacaGCAGATAACACAAATTGAAATCTCAATTccaccttcatcatcatctgcaCCTTACAAGAGACCCTCACTTTCCAAATCCCAAACCCTATTCAAATTCCCGAACAAACCAACCTGTAAATTCTCCAAACCCACCGCCTCATTCTCCTCCCTCTCCGCCGCCGCAATCCGCCGTCTCCGCCTCCACCTCCGCCTcgtcctcctcctctccctcccGTTTTTCTACTTTCTCGTCACCCACCCGGCGGAGTCCTTTCTTCTCGACTTCCTCTCCGCCTTCGCCTTCTCCGCCGGGCTTCTCCTCTCGCTCCACCTCGCTGTCCCTCGTCTCCCGTCCTCCATACGATTCAGGCTCAGGCCTCGGCCGTCGCTGCCGGTGGTGTGGACAGTCGGGTGGCGCCGTAAGGCGGCGGCTGGGTGCGGTGTTAGGGTTTACGCGAACGGGGACGTGTACGAGGGGGAGTTTCAGGGAGGGAAGTGTGTAGGGAGTGGGGTGTATTATTACAGTATGAATGGGAGGTATGAAGGGGATTGGGTGGATGGGATGTATGATGGGTGTGGGGTGGAGACTTGGGCTAGAGGGAGTAGGTATAGAGGGCAGTATAGGCAAGGGTTGAGGCATGGGTTTGGGGTGTATAGGTTTTACACTGGAGATGTTTATGCAGGGGAATGGTCTAGTGGACAGAGCCATGGATGTGGAGTTCATACCTGTGATGATGGGAGTAGATATGTTGGGGAGTTCAAGTGGGGGGTCAAGCATGGACTTGGCCACTACCATTTTAG AAATGGGGATACATATGCTGGTGAATACTTTGCGGACAAGATGCATGGGTTTGGGGTATATTCTTTTGCAAATGGCCATCGTTATGAAGGATCCTGGCATGAGGGGAAAAGACAAGGGCTTGGAATGTATACATTTAGAAATGGGGAGACCCAATCTGGTCACTGGCAAAATGGAATCCTTGACATTCCAAGCACACAGAACCCCACCTATCCAGTTTCTCCTGTTGGTGTCAATCATTCCAAAGTACTTAATGTGGTGCAG GAAGCAAGAAGAGCAGCTCAGAAGGCCTACGATGTAGGCAAGGTAGATGAAAGAGTAAATAGAGCAGTAGCAGGCGCTAATAGAGCAGCTAATGCTGCTAGAGTAGCTGCTGTCAAGGCTGCGCAGAGGCAAATGCATAATAATGTTAACAGGGAGAGCCTCCCAATTCCTATTGTGTGA